The following proteins are co-located in the Paludisphaera rhizosphaerae genome:
- a CDS encoding class I SAM-dependent methyltransferase, which yields MTSYENDARRSTQVRRVRGADGSDAEFDLLTTEDGLALLAEVQTVKSPGPADVTRWRKRHAPEVVAAALRLAEARRKGAVKYSRSDRMWLDPVGVEQATAEIVAEHKARRFQADVVVDLCSGIGGDAVALAARSNVLAVDRDRGMARRVAWNADAYDRGGRVLPCQSTAEAFPIPAGAWVHIDPDRRTSGKGRAVAAEGYVPGPEFLHQLIRTAPAGAIKLGPASDFAGFVANLPCEVEIISLDGEAKEATVWFGAAATASRRATKLPEAVTWTDRMGEPSANDFPAVAPAVGRWLYDPDPALSRSGLLDSFARAHGLGRIAADLPYLTADVFLATPWLEAFEVLEVHPLDLKKLRRQIDASSLGPVQVKHKTTDLKPEALRPLLRPKGDAPAVLFLTGGAGPGRAFVTRRPGITPTR from the coding sequence ATGACATCATACGAAAACGACGCCCGCCGCTCGACCCAGGTTCGCCGCGTCCGGGGTGCGGACGGTTCCGACGCCGAGTTCGATCTCCTGACGACCGAGGACGGCCTCGCCCTGCTGGCCGAGGTCCAGACCGTGAAATCGCCCGGCCCGGCCGACGTGACCCGTTGGCGGAAGCGGCACGCGCCGGAGGTCGTCGCAGCGGCGTTGCGGCTGGCGGAAGCCCGGCGCAAGGGGGCGGTCAAGTATTCCCGGAGCGATCGGATGTGGCTCGACCCGGTGGGCGTCGAGCAGGCGACGGCGGAGATCGTGGCCGAGCACAAGGCCCGGCGGTTTCAGGCCGACGTGGTGGTCGACCTTTGCTCCGGGATCGGCGGCGACGCGGTCGCGCTGGCGGCCCGGTCGAACGTCCTGGCCGTCGACCGCGATCGGGGGATGGCCCGCCGCGTCGCCTGGAACGCGGACGCCTACGACCGCGGCGGCCGCGTCCTCCCCTGCCAGTCGACGGCCGAGGCGTTCCCCATCCCCGCCGGCGCCTGGGTCCACATCGACCCCGACCGCCGCACCTCCGGCAAGGGCCGCGCCGTGGCCGCCGAGGGCTACGTCCCGGGGCCGGAGTTCCTCCATCAACTGATCCGCACAGCCCCCGCCGGCGCGATCAAGCTCGGCCCGGCCAGCGACTTCGCCGGATTCGTCGCCAACCTCCCCTGCGAGGTCGAGATCATCAGCCTGGACGGCGAGGCCAAGGAGGCCACCGTCTGGTTCGGCGCGGCAGCCACCGCATCCCGACGCGCCACCAAACTGCCCGAGGCCGTCACCTGGACCGATCGCATGGGTGAGCCGTCGGCGAACGACTTCCCGGCCGTCGCCCCGGCCGTCGGCCGCTGGCTGTACGACCCGGACCCCGCCCTCTCGCGGTCGGGCCTGCTCGACTCGTTCGCCAGAGCCCACGGCCTGGGCCGGATCGCCGCCGACCTCCCCTACCTCACGGCCGACGTCTTCCTCGCCACGCCCTGGCTCGAAGCCTTCGAGGTGCTGGAGGTCCACCCGCTCGACCTCAAAAAGCTCCGCCGCCAGATCGACGCCTCATCCCTCGGCCCCGTCCAGGTCAAGCACAAGACGACCGACCTGAAGCCCGAAGCCCTCCGCCCCCTGCTCCGCCCCAAAGGCGACGCCCCCGCCGTCCTCTTTCTCACCGGAGGAGCCGGCCCCGGCCGGGCGTTCGTCACGCGGCGTCCTGGGATCACCCCGACACGCTGA
- a CDS encoding FtsK/SpoIIIE domain-containing protein: MPESPLIQKEVEALTDLEGLIARRAKLETEIEQTFKRRRDREDQEHRQAQQELAVRYKAESEALQAEYDKVKAAIVRKAQADTQAVEAEYGQVKQKIEAQFKSERAKAKKTSDESRWQSLAMYEAARDNTVKRRKVLDEGLAASSRDLEHLRDIAEVVLARNAKLAGPAFEVPPTTDVRPPEAPETPEADGAELLAPPEPKGPPNKLDLLQEVIRKIDEELHGLETLKLPNFLRISNFIWPWLFLGAAVGGGLAFVLGPVIGAVAGVIAAIASGAAAFVVLKKKAEPAVSGIYHPLKAHLEEGVRLAEETKDWIKTDTEDRQKQADEKREENYKLAEDKMKVRVGDAETKMRKALEEADSVYPARLAGLKSKRDEDLKKADSHYPPKIQARKEKHEQETKALTDRIQSEKGATKTAYETAWADLIKSWTDGLAHVGAINSDVNSESARRFLEWDGKEEIDGWKPPEEVPPAMPFGRFKFELADFPHGRPTDDRLKNAGPTEFDFPAFLPFPTQSSVLIKTGEAGRAEANKLLQSMMLRFLTSIPPGKVRFTIFDPIGLGENFAAFMHLADYQELLVTKRIWTEARDFDQQLEDLSAHMENVIQKYLRNEFESIEEYNQHAGEVAEPFRILVVANFPSNFNETAARRLLSIVSSGARCGVYALISVDTKLSMPAGLQLKDLESNCINLSWRDGKLGWRDDHFGRFPLQLDSIPDPGYYSKLMHFMGEASKNANKVEVPFDWIAPKPEQFWTWDSGKIMEVPLGRAGATKYQPLLLGRGTSQHALVAGKTGSGKSTLLHALIVNAALRYGPDQLELYLIDFKKGVEFKVYAEKELPHAKVIAVESEREFGLSVLQRLDAELKYRGDLYRDYGAQDLKGFREAKPDMVMPRILLVVDEFQEFFVEDDKIAQEVSLLLDRLVRQGRAFGVHVILGSQTLGGAYSVGRATLGQMAIRIALQCSEADAHLILSEDNSAARLLTRPGEAIYNDANGMPEGNNLFQVVWLTDKRRVEYLQNMLDLAKAQNRPAATPIVFEGNLPADIHKNPLLNKLLDATEWPAESPRYEQAWLGDAIAIKDPTVAVFRPQSGSNLLIIGQNGEAALAMMMMAAVGIAAQHPPKQRTGIKFYMLDGSPVDSWLAGKLGQIKEWLPHNVTNVTQRNMATSINQVARELDRRRNNTDDVENQAPVYLMIYDLQRFRDLKKADDDFGFGGSSFGEEKAPSPGKQFGEILRDGPTYNIHTIVWIDSVNNMNRMFDRNALREFELRVLFQMSANDSSTVIDSPAAGKLGENRALFYSEEENRVEKFRPYSIPDPEWAAGIKAKFESRPAPFEPEAPPEPEPSDEPPVAKSNGFSHRFDEDGPPPFPSFDDSSDAPPAFPSFDDPVETPSKESNPEDF; this comes from the coding sequence ATGCCCGAGTCACCGCTGATCCAGAAAGAAGTCGAGGCGCTGACCGACCTGGAAGGGCTGATCGCCCGCCGGGCCAAGCTCGAGACCGAGATCGAGCAGACCTTCAAGCGCCGTCGCGACCGCGAGGACCAGGAGCACCGCCAGGCGCAGCAAGAACTGGCCGTGCGGTACAAGGCGGAGAGCGAGGCCCTCCAGGCCGAATACGACAAGGTGAAGGCCGCCATCGTCCGCAAGGCCCAGGCCGACACCCAGGCCGTCGAGGCCGAATACGGCCAGGTCAAGCAGAAGATCGAGGCCCAGTTCAAGTCGGAGCGGGCCAAGGCCAAGAAGACCAGCGACGAATCCCGATGGCAGTCGCTGGCCATGTACGAGGCCGCCCGCGACAACACGGTGAAGCGCCGCAAGGTTCTGGACGAGGGCCTGGCCGCCTCCTCCCGCGACCTGGAGCACCTGCGGGACATCGCCGAGGTCGTCCTGGCCCGCAACGCCAAGCTCGCCGGCCCGGCGTTCGAGGTTCCCCCCACCACCGACGTCCGCCCTCCCGAGGCCCCCGAGACGCCGGAGGCCGACGGCGCTGAGCTGCTGGCCCCCCCCGAGCCCAAGGGCCCGCCGAACAAGCTCGACCTGCTCCAGGAGGTCATCCGCAAGATCGACGAGGAGCTGCACGGGCTGGAGACGCTCAAGCTCCCCAACTTCCTGCGGATCTCCAACTTCATCTGGCCCTGGCTCTTCCTGGGCGCGGCGGTCGGCGGCGGCCTGGCGTTCGTCCTCGGCCCGGTGATCGGGGCCGTCGCGGGGGTCATTGCGGCCATCGCCTCGGGCGCCGCCGCCTTCGTGGTGCTCAAGAAGAAGGCCGAGCCGGCCGTCTCGGGGATCTACCACCCGCTCAAGGCCCACCTTGAGGAAGGCGTGCGCCTCGCCGAGGAGACGAAGGACTGGATCAAGACCGACACCGAGGACCGCCAGAAGCAGGCCGACGAGAAGCGCGAGGAGAACTACAAGCTCGCCGAGGACAAGATGAAGGTCCGCGTCGGCGACGCCGAGACGAAGATGCGGAAGGCCCTCGAAGAGGCCGACTCCGTCTACCCCGCCCGGCTGGCCGGCCTCAAGTCCAAGCGCGACGAGGACCTCAAGAAGGCGGACTCCCACTACCCGCCCAAGATCCAGGCCCGCAAGGAAAAGCACGAGCAGGAGACCAAGGCCCTGACCGATCGGATCCAATCCGAGAAGGGGGCGACCAAGACCGCCTACGAGACCGCCTGGGCCGACCTCATCAAGAGCTGGACCGACGGCCTGGCGCACGTCGGGGCGATCAACAGCGACGTGAATTCGGAATCCGCCCGGCGGTTCCTCGAATGGGACGGCAAGGAAGAGATCGACGGCTGGAAGCCCCCGGAGGAAGTCCCGCCGGCCATGCCCTTCGGCCGCTTCAAGTTCGAGCTGGCCGACTTCCCCCACGGCCGTCCCACCGACGACCGCCTCAAGAACGCCGGGCCGACCGAGTTCGACTTCCCCGCGTTCCTGCCGTTCCCCACCCAGAGCTCGGTCCTGATCAAGACCGGCGAAGCCGGCCGCGCCGAGGCCAACAAACTGCTCCAGAGCATGATGCTCCGGTTCCTGACCTCGATCCCGCCGGGCAAGGTCCGGTTCACCATCTTCGACCCCATCGGTCTGGGCGAGAACTTCGCCGCCTTCATGCACCTGGCCGACTACCAGGAGCTGCTGGTCACCAAGCGGATCTGGACCGAGGCCCGCGACTTCGACCAGCAGTTGGAAGACCTCTCCGCGCACATGGAGAACGTCATCCAGAAGTACCTCCGCAACGAGTTCGAGTCGATCGAGGAGTACAACCAGCACGCCGGCGAGGTCGCCGAGCCGTTCCGGATCCTCGTGGTCGCCAACTTCCCGTCGAACTTCAACGAGACCGCCGCGCGACGGTTGCTGAGCATCGTCTCCAGCGGCGCCCGCTGCGGCGTGTATGCGTTGATCTCGGTCGACACCAAGCTCTCGATGCCGGCCGGGCTCCAGCTTAAGGACCTGGAATCGAACTGCATCAACCTGAGCTGGCGCGACGGCAAGCTCGGCTGGCGCGACGACCACTTCGGCCGCTTCCCGCTCCAGCTCGACTCGATCCCCGATCCGGGCTACTACAGCAAGCTCATGCACTTCATGGGCGAGGCGTCCAAGAACGCCAACAAGGTCGAGGTCCCCTTCGACTGGATCGCCCCCAAGCCCGAGCAGTTCTGGACCTGGGACAGCGGTAAGATCATGGAGGTCCCCCTCGGCCGCGCCGGGGCCACCAAGTACCAGCCGCTCCTGCTGGGACGCGGAACCTCGCAGCACGCCCTGGTCGCCGGCAAGACGGGTTCAGGTAAGTCGACCCTGCTGCACGCCCTGATCGTCAACGCGGCGCTGCGGTACGGCCCGGACCAGCTTGAGCTGTACCTGATCGACTTCAAGAAGGGCGTTGAATTCAAGGTCTACGCCGAGAAGGAGCTGCCCCACGCCAAGGTCATCGCCGTCGAGTCCGAGCGCGAGTTCGGCCTCAGCGTGCTCCAGCGGCTGGACGCTGAGCTGAAGTATCGCGGCGACCTGTACCGCGACTACGGCGCCCAGGACCTGAAGGGCTTCCGCGAGGCGAAGCCCGACATGGTCATGCCGCGCATCCTGCTGGTGGTTGACGAGTTCCAGGAGTTCTTCGTCGAGGACGACAAGATCGCCCAGGAGGTCTCGCTGCTCCTCGACCGTCTGGTCCGCCAGGGTCGTGCCTTCGGCGTCCACGTCATCCTCGGCTCACAGACGCTCGGCGGCGCCTACTCGGTCGGCCGGGCGACGCTCGGCCAGATGGCCATCCGCATCGCCCTGCAATGCTCCGAGGCCGACGCCCACCTGATCCTCAGCGAGGACAACAGCGCGGCCCGGCTGCTGACCCGCCCCGGCGAGGCGATCTACAACGACGCCAACGGCATGCCCGAGGGCAACAACCTGTTCCAGGTCGTCTGGCTCACGGACAAGCGCCGCGTCGAGTACCTCCAGAACATGCTCGACCTGGCCAAGGCCCAGAACCGGCCCGCCGCCACGCCGATCGTGTTCGAAGGCAACCTGCCGGCCGACATCCACAAGAACCCGCTGCTCAACAAGCTTCTGGACGCGACCGAGTGGCCCGCCGAATCGCCCCGGTACGAGCAGGCCTGGCTCGGCGACGCGATCGCCATCAAGGACCCGACCGTCGCCGTCTTCCGGCCCCAGTCGGGCTCCAACCTGCTCATCATCGGCCAGAACGGCGAGGCCGCGCTGGCGATGATGATGATGGCGGCCGTGGGGATCGCCGCCCAGCACCCGCCCAAGCAGCGGACGGGGATCAAGTTCTACATGCTGGATGGCTCGCCCGTCGACTCCTGGCTCGCCGGCAAGCTCGGCCAGATCAAGGAGTGGCTGCCGCACAACGTGACCAACGTCACCCAGCGCAACATGGCGACCTCGATCAATCAGGTCGCCCGCGAGCTGGATCGCCGCCGCAACAACACCGACGACGTCGAGAATCAGGCGCCCGTCTACCTGATGATCTACGACCTCCAGCGGTTCCGCGACCTCAAGAAGGCCGACGACGACTTCGGCTTCGGCGGCAGCAGCTTCGGCGAGGAGAAGGCGCCGTCGCCGGGCAAGCAGTTCGGCGAGATCCTCCGCGACGGGCCGACGTACAACATCCACACGATCGTCTGGATCGACAGCGTCAACAACATGAACCGCATGTTCGACCGCAACGCCCTCCGCGAGTTCGAGCTGCGGGTCCTCTTCCAGATGAGCGCCAACGACTCCAGCACGGTGATCGACTCGCCGGCCGCCGGCAAGCTCGGCGAGAACCGGGCGCTCTTCTACAGCGAGGAAGAGAACCGCGTCGAGAAGTTCCGCCCCTACAGCATCCCGGACCCCGAGTGGGCCGCGGGAATCAAGGCGAAGTTCGAGAGCCGTCCCGCCCCTTTTGAGCCCGAGGCTCCGCCCGAGCCTGAACCGTCGGACGAGCCGCCCGTCGCCAAGTCGAACGGCTTCTCCCATCGCTTCGACGAGGACGGCCCGCCGCCGTTCCCCAGCTTCGACGACTCGAGCGACGCCCCGCCGGCGTTCCCCAGCTTCGACGACCCCGTCGAGACGCCTAGCAAGGAATCCAACCCCGAGGACTTCTGA